The proteins below are encoded in one region of Micromonospora pisi:
- a CDS encoding aromatic ring-hydroxylating dioxygenase subunit alpha, producing the protein MEFVRNQWYVAAYGTEIGRELFSRTVCGESILLWRTEAGTVVATSDRCVHRRFPLSEPPSHLVGDTVVCGYHGFTYGADGVCVAVPGQTRIPRTARLSAYPVKEQDSFVWVWIGERALADESLIPRAPWLRMAGYTTVYGMEPLAARYDLLVDNLLDLSHETYLHGGYIGTPEVANTPITTEVDEDRGIVYVSRHMDDAECPPFYSRSTGIEGRIVRWQDIEYHPPCLYLLHSRIAPVGVYPEADGTDAHAFHVEVVYAITPETETSTHDFWAVARDFALDDQDVSDFLEQSNRTVVLQDVAALNKLEQVIASEPDGYQELSINIDTGGLAARRILRRMAAASPPPARAAAR; encoded by the coding sequence ATGGAGTTCGTCAGGAACCAGTGGTACGTCGCGGCCTACGGCACCGAGATCGGACGGGAACTCTTCTCCCGTACGGTCTGCGGCGAGTCGATCCTCCTCTGGCGGACCGAGGCCGGGACGGTGGTGGCGACGAGCGACCGCTGCGTGCACCGGCGCTTCCCGCTCTCCGAGCCGCCGAGCCACCTGGTCGGTGACACGGTGGTCTGCGGCTACCACGGTTTCACGTACGGCGCGGACGGGGTCTGTGTGGCGGTGCCGGGCCAGACCCGGATCCCGCGTACGGCCAGGTTGAGCGCGTATCCGGTGAAGGAGCAGGACTCCTTCGTCTGGGTCTGGATCGGCGAGCGGGCGCTGGCCGACGAGTCGCTGATCCCCCGGGCACCGTGGCTGCGGATGGCGGGCTACACCACCGTCTACGGGATGGAACCGTTGGCCGCCCGGTACGACCTGCTGGTCGACAACCTGCTCGACCTGTCACACGAGACCTATCTGCACGGCGGGTACATCGGCACACCGGAGGTGGCGAACACCCCGATCACCACCGAGGTCGACGAGGATCGGGGCATCGTCTACGTCAGCCGGCACATGGACGACGCCGAGTGCCCACCGTTCTACTCCCGATCGACCGGCATCGAGGGCCGGATCGTACGGTGGCAGGACATCGAGTACCACCCGCCCTGCCTCTACCTGCTGCACAGCCGGATCGCCCCGGTCGGGGTCTACCCGGAGGCGGACGGCACCGACGCACACGCGTTCCACGTCGAGGTCGTCTACGCCATCACACCGGAGACCGAGACGAGCACGCACGACTTCTGGGCGGTCGCCCGCGATTTCGCCCTGGACGACCAGGATGTCTCGGACTTCCTGGAGCAGAGCAACCGGACGGTGGTGCTCCAGGATGTCGCCGCCCTGAACAAGCTCGAACAGGTCATCGCCAGCGAGCCGGACGGCTACCAGGAACTCAGCATCAACATCGACACTGGTGGGCTGGCCGCCCGGCGGATTCTCCGGCGGATGGCGGCGGCGAGCCCGCCACCGGCGCGGGCAGCGGCGCGATGA
- a CDS encoding beta-ketoacyl synthase N-terminal-like domain-containing protein — protein MSPRPVVTGIGVVAPSGIGADTHWKTVLAGENRIGRITLFEPDRYPTTLAGEVPDFDATRYADNRRLVQTDRWTHLGFAAARLALADAGLPEVAGNPYGYAVTLASSSGGNLFGQRELQRLWSQPSRTVGAYQSIAWFYAASVGQVSIHHQFKGPCGVLVAEAAGALDSLAHAARIIRRGTPVVIAGGTECPLSPYALACQMRNGLLSASDDPERAYRPFDVAASGYVPAEGGAVFVVEDLEHALARGVTTIYGEIAGWGATHDGRHTGQVGPVDPTQYARSMRLALDRAGCAPEQVDVVFPDALGVPRYDRSEATALRTVFGPDTPPVTTQKPLIGRAHQGGSALDAANALLALRHRVLPPTAGLDQPAPGCDLNFVRRTREHPVNAALVGARGFDGFNSSVLIRAYPTTGELPGQRTGDDR, from the coding sequence ATGAGCCCCCGTCCGGTGGTCACCGGCATCGGCGTGGTCGCGCCGAGCGGGATCGGCGCGGACACCCACTGGAAGACGGTGCTGGCCGGGGAGAACCGGATCGGCCGGATCACCCTGTTCGAGCCGGACCGCTACCCGACCACCCTCGCCGGTGAGGTGCCCGACTTCGACGCCACCCGGTACGCGGACAACCGCCGGCTGGTGCAGACCGACCGCTGGACCCATCTCGGGTTCGCCGCCGCCCGACTCGCCCTGGCTGACGCCGGACTGCCCGAGGTCGCCGGCAACCCGTACGGCTACGCGGTGACGCTGGCGAGTTCGTCCGGCGGCAACCTGTTCGGGCAGCGCGAACTGCAACGGCTCTGGAGCCAGCCGTCCCGGACCGTCGGGGCGTACCAGTCGATCGCCTGGTTCTACGCGGCGAGCGTCGGTCAGGTCTCCATCCACCACCAGTTCAAGGGACCGTGCGGGGTGCTGGTCGCCGAGGCGGCCGGTGCGCTGGACAGCCTGGCCCACGCCGCCCGGATCATCCGCAGGGGGACCCCGGTCGTGATTGCCGGCGGGACCGAATGCCCGCTCAGCCCGTACGCCCTGGCCTGCCAGATGCGCAACGGGCTGCTCAGTGCCAGCGACGACCCGGAGCGTGCGTACCGGCCGTTCGACGTCGCCGCGTCCGGGTACGTCCCGGCCGAGGGGGGAGCGGTCTTTGTCGTCGAGGACCTCGAACACGCGCTGGCCCGGGGGGTCACCACCATCTACGGCGAGATCGCCGGTTGGGGCGCGACCCACGACGGGCGGCACACCGGGCAGGTCGGTCCGGTCGACCCGACCCAGTACGCCCGGTCGATGCGGCTGGCACTGGACCGGGCCGGCTGCGCTCCGGAGCAGGTCGACGTGGTGTTCCCGGACGCGCTCGGGGTGCCGCGCTACGACCGGAGCGAGGCGACCGCGCTGCGTACGGTCTTCGGCCCGGACACCCCTCCGGTCACCACCCAGAAACCGTTGATCGGGCGGGCGCACCAGGGCGGGTCGGCACTGGACGCGGCGAACGCCCTGCTGGCGCTCCGGCACCGGGTGCTGCCGCCGACGGCGGGACTCGACCAACCGGCCCCGGGCTGTGACCTCAACTTCGTCCGGCGGACCCGGGAGCATCCGGTGAACGCGGCGCTGGTCGGGGCACGTGGATTCGACGGGTTCAACAGCTCGGTGCTGATCCGCGCCTACCCGACAACGGGGGAGTTGCCCGGACAGCGCACCGGTGACGACCGGTGA
- a CDS encoding beta-ketoacyl-[acyl-carrier-protein] synthase family protein, which yields MTPRRTVVTGIGVVAPGGPTRKQFWATITEGQTATRRISFFDPSPFRSQIAAECDFDPVAAGLTPRERRRADRYVQFALAGSIEALADSGLELTDEIRNRTGVVLGSAVGGTMALEDEYVVASDSGAEWLVDHECSGPYLYQALVPSSLAADVAVRHGLHGPAQVISTGCTSGIDSIGYAHQLISDGEADIVVTGASDTPISPVTVACFDAIKATTPDNDDPAHASRPFDRDRHGFVLAEGAAVLVLEELQHALRRGAHVYCEVAGYANRSNGYHMTGLRPDGVEMALAISSALDQARVNPDEISYISAHGSGTRQNDRHETAAFKRSLGPAAYQVPISSIKSMVGHSLGAIGSIEMAACALAIEYGVVPPTANWANRDPECDLDYVPNTARDHPVDVALSVGSGFGGFQSAMVFKRLPGRDR from the coding sequence ATGACACCCCGCCGTACGGTCGTCACCGGCATCGGCGTGGTCGCGCCCGGCGGACCGACCCGCAAGCAGTTCTGGGCCACCATCACCGAGGGCCAGACCGCCACCCGTCGGATCAGCTTCTTCGACCCGTCCCCGTTCCGATCGCAGATAGCGGCCGAGTGCGACTTCGACCCGGTCGCCGCCGGCCTCACCCCCAGGGAACGCCGCCGCGCCGACCGGTACGTGCAGTTCGCGCTCGCCGGCTCGATCGAGGCGCTGGCCGACAGCGGGCTGGAACTGACCGACGAGATCCGCAACCGTACGGGAGTGGTGCTCGGCTCGGCGGTCGGCGGCACCATGGCCCTGGAGGACGAGTACGTGGTGGCCAGCGACTCCGGTGCCGAGTGGCTGGTCGACCACGAGTGCAGCGGACCGTACCTCTACCAGGCGCTGGTGCCGAGCAGCCTGGCGGCGGACGTCGCGGTCCGGCACGGGCTCCACGGACCCGCGCAGGTGATCTCCACCGGCTGCACCTCCGGCATCGACTCGATCGGGTACGCCCACCAGCTCATCTCCGACGGCGAGGCCGACATCGTGGTCACCGGGGCCTCCGACACGCCCATCTCACCGGTGACGGTCGCCTGTTTCGACGCGATCAAGGCGACCACACCGGACAACGACGACCCCGCGCACGCCTCCCGGCCGTTCGACCGGGACCGGCACGGCTTCGTGCTCGCCGAAGGTGCCGCGGTGCTGGTGCTGGAGGAGCTGCAACACGCGCTGCGCCGGGGTGCGCACGTCTACTGCGAGGTGGCCGGGTACGCCAACCGCAGCAACGGCTACCACATGACCGGCCTGCGGCCCGACGGGGTGGAGATGGCGCTCGCCATCAGCTCGGCACTGGACCAGGCCCGGGTCAACCCGGACGAGATCTCGTACATCAGCGCACACGGTTCGGGCACCCGGCAGAACGACCGGCACGAGACAGCCGCGTTCAAGCGGTCCCTCGGCCCGGCCGCGTACCAGGTGCCGATCAGCTCGATCAAGTCGATGGTCGGGCACTCGCTCGGCGCGATCGGTTCGATCGAGATGGCCGCCTGCGCGCTGGCGATCGAGTACGGCGTGGTGCCACCGACCGCGAACTGGGCCAACCGCGACCCCGAGTGCGACCTCGACTACGTCCCCAACACCGCTCGGGACCACCCGGTCGACGTCGCGCTCTCGGTGGGAAGCGGGTTCGGTGGCTTCCAGTCGGCCATGGTCTTCAAACGGCTACCGGGGCGCGACCGATGA
- a CDS encoding winged helix-turn-helix transcriptional regulator, whose product MAQRTYDDPCRIALTMDLVGERWALLVVRELIFGPKRFRDLRVGLPNASQNVLSQRLRELEENGIVRRVELGPPASTHVYELTERGRQLEPVLIALSRWGAQIPSPQDAETSTDAFMLLLKALHLPPAREVPTLAVRLVVGTDSFDVEVSPTSVEVTRGAHAHVQATARADVPTLWKLISTDLTVAAAVDAGTLDVTGDRSVAQRFFTFFGLPRS is encoded by the coding sequence GTGGCGCAGAGAACGTATGACGACCCGTGCCGCATCGCGCTCACCATGGACCTGGTGGGGGAGCGGTGGGCGCTGCTGGTCGTCCGTGAGTTGATCTTCGGTCCGAAACGCTTCCGGGATCTGCGGGTCGGGCTGCCGAACGCGAGCCAGAACGTGCTCAGCCAGCGCCTGCGGGAGCTGGAGGAGAACGGCATCGTGCGCCGGGTCGAACTCGGCCCCCCGGCGAGCACCCACGTCTACGAACTTACCGAACGTGGGCGGCAACTGGAGCCGGTCCTGATCGCCCTGTCCCGCTGGGGAGCGCAGATCCCCTCGCCGCAGGACGCCGAGACGAGCACCGACGCGTTCATGCTCCTACTCAAGGCGCTTCACCTCCCGCCGGCCCGGGAGGTGCCGACGCTCGCCGTGCGCCTCGTCGTCGGTACGGACTCGTTCGACGTCGAGGTCTCGCCGACCTCGGTCGAGGTCACCCGGGGCGCCCACGCGCACGTACAGGCGACCGCGCGCGCGGACGTACCGACGCTCTGGAAGCTGATCTCCACCGACCTGACCGTGGCGGCGGCCGTCGACGCGGGGACACTCGACGTCACCGGCGACCGGTCCGTGGCCCAGCGGTTCTTCACGTTCTTCGGCCTGCCACGGTCCTGA
- a CDS encoding DedA family protein, producing MAGRDPPPARGDASGLTHPAEGRDADTRRSAVAPGRRRSDPPAVRRRLIGLRVDTFTGILSGLSGWPLLVLVGVLAFGECAAFIGLILPGETALLLGGALASTGRTNIAALVIVAAVCAIIGDSVGYEIGRRVGMPLRRSRLGRWVGEERWQRAETFIERHGPAAVMLGRWVGVLRALVPALAGMTRMPYPRFLLFNVIGGVTWATAVVLIGYALGASWQRAQDYLGQASVALAAAVVLTLIVRWVIVRRRRRRQH from the coding sequence GTGGCAGGAAGAGACCCGCCACCGGCTCGCGGCGATGCCAGCGGCCTCACCCACCCGGCGGAGGGACGAGATGCCGATACCCGTCGGAGCGCGGTCGCGCCGGGCCGGCGGCGGTCGGACCCGCCCGCCGTACGGCGACGGCTGATCGGACTCCGGGTGGACACGTTCACCGGCATCCTCTCCGGCCTCTCCGGCTGGCCACTGCTGGTCCTGGTCGGAGTGCTCGCCTTCGGGGAGTGCGCGGCCTTCATCGGCCTGATCCTGCCCGGCGAGACCGCACTGCTGCTCGGCGGCGCGCTCGCCTCCACCGGGCGGACCAACATCGCCGCGCTGGTGATCGTGGCAGCGGTCTGCGCCATCATCGGGGACAGCGTCGGGTACGAGATCGGCCGCCGGGTCGGCATGCCGCTGCGGCGCAGCCGGCTCGGCCGGTGGGTCGGCGAGGAACGCTGGCAGCGCGCGGAGACGTTCATCGAGCGGCACGGTCCGGCCGCCGTCATGCTCGGCCGTTGGGTGGGGGTGCTGCGGGCGCTGGTGCCGGCGCTGGCCGGGATGACCCGGATGCCGTACCCCCGGTTTCTGCTGTTCAACGTCATCGGCGGGGTGACCTGGGCGACGGCGGTGGTCCTGATCGGGTACGCCCTCGGCGCGTCGTGGCAACGGGCGCAGGACTACCTCGGCCAGGCGAGCGTGGCGCTCGCCGCCGCCGTGGTGCTCACGTTGATCGTCCGCTGGGTGATCGTGCGCCGGAGGCGGCGCCGGCAGCACTGA
- a CDS encoding SRPBCC family protein, protein MTVQRADKRLATAEDITSILVRNCGLNAESAMAAPTASLEELGMDSLALLELQAVVAERYQVQIPEEVKHLTIADIAELVDRQADPALLPTQTTGPDETAAAPDETAELPGADAGTDPPGQADPPGHTENSVVILAPRQLVWDLTNDVSAWPGLFTEYQLAEVLEQRGNRVLFRLTMFPDENGIAWSWVSERTMDPVEFEVHARRVETGPFAYMRIYWRYDEVPGGTRMTWVQDFAMKPTAPVNNAQMTERINTNSRIQLNIIRDRIELAARERALDVPGGGDDE, encoded by the coding sequence ATGACCGTGCAGAGGGCGGACAAGCGGCTGGCGACAGCCGAGGACATCACCTCGATCCTGGTCCGCAACTGCGGGCTCAACGCCGAGTCGGCCATGGCCGCGCCCACCGCCTCCCTGGAGGAGCTGGGCATGGATTCCCTGGCCCTGCTCGAACTGCAGGCCGTCGTCGCGGAGCGTTACCAGGTGCAGATCCCGGAGGAGGTCAAGCACCTCACCATCGCCGACATCGCCGAACTGGTCGACCGCCAGGCCGATCCGGCGCTCCTGCCGACCCAGACCACCGGACCGGACGAGACCGCCGCCGCACCGGACGAGACGGCCGAGCTGCCCGGCGCGGACGCCGGCACCGATCCGCCAGGCCAGGCTGATCCGCCCGGACACACGGAGAACAGCGTGGTGATTCTCGCGCCCCGACAGCTGGTCTGGGACCTGACCAACGACGTGAGCGCCTGGCCCGGCCTCTTCACCGAGTACCAGCTGGCGGAGGTGCTGGAACAGCGGGGCAACCGGGTGCTGTTCCGGCTGACGATGTTCCCCGACGAGAACGGCATCGCCTGGAGCTGGGTCAGCGAACGCACCATGGACCCGGTCGAGTTCGAGGTGCACGCGCGCCGGGTGGAAACCGGGCCGTTCGCGTACATGCGGATCTACTGGCGCTACGACGAGGTGCCCGGCGGCACCCGGATGACCTGGGTGCAGGACTTCGCCATGAAGCCCACCGCCCCGGTCAACAACGCGCAGATGACCGAGCGGATCAACACCAACAGCAGGATCCAGCTCAACATCATCCGCGATCGGATCGAGCTGGCCGCGCGCGAGCGGGCCCTTGACGTACCCGGTGGGGGAGACGATGAGTGA
- a CDS encoding excalibur calcium-binding domain-containing protein, which translates to MSQPPPLDNQRQVPRAVAYRRGNQAAARYRSPVPRPPEPSPHEVPARPGSPNRRRFWLFALALLVTLGISAATLGAVFAGQSPTTTALAPDGASPAPVRVAPPPAPPTPRPPTGTTPPARQDRPVVQTNPGPRTTTTPPRTAPTGQPAVSPTTAQPTQSLVVYKNCGQARKAGVTPLRVGDPGYSTKLDKDGDGVACEKDKD; encoded by the coding sequence GTGAGCCAGCCGCCGCCCCTCGACAACCAGCGGCAGGTGCCCCGAGCGGTCGCCTACCGACGGGGCAACCAGGCAGCCGCGCGCTACCGGTCGCCCGTCCCCCGCCCGCCGGAGCCCTCGCCCCACGAGGTCCCCGCCCGTCCCGGCAGCCCGAACCGCCGACGCTTCTGGCTCTTCGCCCTGGCACTGCTGGTGACCCTGGGCATCAGCGCGGCGACACTGGGCGCCGTCTTCGCCGGACAGAGCCCGACCACCACCGCGCTCGCACCCGACGGGGCGTCACCGGCCCCGGTACGGGTGGCGCCGCCGCCGGCACCTCCGACCCCCCGACCTCCGACCGGGACGACACCTCCGGCTCGGCAGGACCGGCCGGTTGTCCAGACCAACCCCGGTCCACGCACCACCACCACTCCACCCCGGACCGCGCCCACCGGGCAGCCCGCGGTGTCGCCGACAACAGCCCAGCCCACCCAGTCGCTGGTCGTCTACAAGAACTGCGGCCAGGCCCGCAAGGCGGGTGTGACCCCGTTGCGGGTCGGCGACCCGGGCTACTCGACCAAGCTGGACAAGGACGGCGACGGCGTGGCCTGTGAGAAGGACAAGGACTAG
- a CDS encoding PDR/VanB family oxidoreductase, with product MGGSGDEVELDLVVRERERAADGVVRLTLARPDGGPLPAWAPGAHIDLVVEDGVTRQYSLCGDPADLRRWSVCVLLEPASRGGSRFVHDRLAVDVAVRVRGPRNHFALESAPSYLFVAGGIGVTPIVPMLAAAEAAGTPWRLVYGGRTRASMAFVDELTTRYGDRVEVRPQDETGLLDLDRIMADLAPSTLVYCCGPEPLLLAMEAVCRPGALRVERFAPKEQGAPVRQASFEVELAASGLVLTVPPDRSVLETIEAAGVSVLFSCTEGTCGTCETTVLAGEPDHRDSLLTEQERAANDTMFICVSRSLGPRLVLDL from the coding sequence ATGGGCGGCAGCGGCGACGAGGTGGAACTCGACCTGGTCGTCCGGGAACGGGAACGCGCCGCCGACGGGGTCGTACGCCTGACGCTGGCCCGGCCCGACGGCGGCCCGCTGCCGGCGTGGGCGCCCGGCGCGCACATCGACCTGGTCGTGGAGGACGGCGTCACCCGCCAGTATTCGCTCTGTGGCGACCCGGCCGACCTACGGCGGTGGTCGGTCTGCGTGCTGCTCGAGCCGGCGTCGCGGGGCGGTTCCCGGTTCGTGCACGACCGGCTGGCGGTCGACGTGGCCGTACGGGTGCGCGGGCCGCGCAACCACTTCGCGCTCGAATCGGCGCCGTCTTATCTCTTTGTCGCCGGTGGCATCGGCGTCACCCCGATCGTGCCGATGCTGGCTGCCGCCGAGGCGGCCGGGACGCCGTGGCGACTCGTCTACGGCGGCCGGACCCGGGCTTCGATGGCTTTCGTCGACGAACTGACCACCCGGTACGGCGACCGCGTCGAGGTCCGGCCGCAGGACGAGACCGGCCTGCTCGACCTCGACCGGATCATGGCGGATCTGGCCCCGTCGACCCTGGTCTACTGCTGTGGCCCGGAGCCGTTGCTGCTCGCGATGGAGGCGGTCTGTCGGCCGGGTGCCCTGCGGGTGGAACGGTTCGCCCCGAAGGAGCAGGGCGCGCCGGTGCGGCAGGCCTCCTTCGAGGTGGAACTCGCGGCGTCGGGTCTGGTGCTGACCGTGCCGCCGGACCGCTCGGTGTTGGAGACCATCGAGGCGGCGGGGGTCAGTGTGCTCTTCTCCTGTACCGAGGGGACCTGCGGCACCTGTGAGACGACGGTACTGGCCGGGGAACCGGATCACCGCGACTCGCTGCTGACCGAGCAGGAACGGGCCGCCAACGACACGATGTTCATCTGCGTCTCCCGGTCCCTGGGGCCGAGGCTGGTACTCGACCTCTGA
- a CDS encoding antibiotic biosynthesis monooxygenase family protein, translating into MGGSGKARVVFLIRIPRERTDEFLRAYDRIRYQVAEGVPGHLVDQVCRSATDPEQWLITSEWSSLAHFEAWERSSDHRELVKPMRECMTEARSLRFAVHEQTSARDRTPARAGAAERSDE; encoded by the coding sequence ATGGGCGGGTCGGGCAAGGCGCGAGTGGTGTTCCTCATCCGGATACCCCGGGAGCGGACCGATGAGTTCCTCCGGGCGTACGACCGGATCCGCTACCAGGTCGCCGAGGGGGTGCCGGGGCACCTGGTGGATCAGGTCTGCCGCTCGGCCACCGACCCGGAGCAGTGGCTGATCACCAGTGAGTGGAGCTCACTGGCGCACTTCGAGGCGTGGGAACGCAGCAGCGACCACCGCGAGCTGGTCAAACCGATGCGTGAGTGCATGACCGAGGCCCGCTCGCTGCGATTCGCCGTCCACGAGCAGACCTCGGCCCGGGACCGTACGCCCGCGCGGGCCGGCGCCGCGGAGCGGTCCGACGAGTGA
- a CDS encoding cupin domain-containing protein, translating into MSEFSPYLVAARDVAPDQRRGGELRVLLGPKTVGSTSGFMGVATMAPGERIAEHYHPYSEEFLYVTRGSITVDLDDQPVPVAAGEALYIPVDTRHRLRNTGDEPAEVVFQLGPLAPRPELGHVDTERSATPPSRPEFAS; encoded by the coding sequence ATGAGTGAGTTCAGTCCGTACCTGGTCGCCGCCCGTGACGTGGCACCCGACCAGCGCCGTGGCGGCGAGCTGCGGGTACTGCTCGGCCCGAAGACGGTCGGTAGCACCTCCGGCTTCATGGGAGTGGCGACGATGGCACCCGGCGAGCGGATCGCCGAGCACTACCACCCCTACAGCGAGGAGTTCCTCTACGTCACCCGTGGGTCGATCACCGTCGACCTCGACGACCAGCCGGTGCCGGTCGCCGCCGGTGAGGCGCTCTACATCCCGGTCGACACCCGCCACCGGCTGCGCAACACCGGCGACGAGCCGGCCGAGGTGGTCTTCCAACTCGGCCCGCTCGCGCCCCGACCGGAACTGGGGCACGTCGACACCGAACGCTCCGCCACCCCGCCGTCGCGGCCGGAGTTCGCGTCATGA
- a CDS encoding ABC transporter substrate-binding protein translates to MRRKLALLLSTALLLTACGDGGGQSADSRSADATRKITVGVIPILDVAPIYLGVQKGFFSERKLEVKLELAQGGAAIVPAVLSGQFQFGFSNNTSLLLAQTRGLPLKIVAPGSSSTGTPGKDFAGVVVPDGSPIKSSTDLSGKSVAINTLNNISDTVVREAVRKAGGDPRSVKFVELPFPEMPAALANGRVDAAFVVEPFLTIARNQKGRDIASAYAEATPNLSVATYFTSDQLIKSDPELVKAFTEAMVKSQEYAATHPDETRQVLSTYTSIGAEIIPTLTLPAFPTQVNRESVQALADMAERDGLVTKPPQVSALFQ, encoded by the coding sequence ATGCGCAGAAAGCTCGCCCTCCTGTTGTCCACGGCGCTGCTGCTGACCGCCTGTGGTGACGGAGGCGGTCAGAGCGCCGACAGCCGGAGCGCCGACGCGACCAGGAAGATCACCGTCGGGGTCATCCCGATCCTCGACGTCGCCCCCATCTACCTCGGCGTCCAAAAAGGATTCTTCAGCGAACGCAAGCTGGAGGTGAAGCTGGAGCTGGCCCAGGGTGGCGCTGCTATCGTGCCGGCGGTCCTGTCCGGCCAGTTCCAGTTCGGCTTCAGCAACAACACCTCGTTGTTGCTCGCGCAGACCCGGGGTCTGCCACTGAAGATCGTCGCGCCGGGTTCCTCATCCACCGGAACCCCCGGCAAGGACTTCGCTGGCGTGGTGGTTCCCGACGGAAGCCCGATCAAGTCCAGCACGGACCTCTCCGGAAAGTCCGTCGCCATCAACACCCTCAACAACATCAGCGACACGGTCGTACGCGAGGCGGTCCGCAAGGCCGGCGGTGACCCCCGCAGCGTCAAGTTCGTCGAACTGCCCTTCCCGGAAATGCCGGCCGCGCTGGCAAACGGACGGGTGGACGCCGCATTCGTCGTCGAGCCCTTCCTGACGATCGCCCGCAACCAGAAGGGCCGGGACATCGCCTCGGCCTACGCGGAGGCGACCCCGAATCTCTCGGTGGCGACCTACTTCACCTCAGACCAATTGATCAAGTCCGACCCGGAGCTGGTCAAGGCGTTCACCGAGGCGATGGTGAAGTCGCAGGAATACGCCGCGACGCACCCGGACGAGACCCGGCAGGTGCTTTCCACGTACACCTCGATCGGGGCGGAGATCATCCCGACCCTGACGCTGCCCGCCTTCCCCACACAGGTCAACCGTGAGTCTGTACAGGCCCTCGCCGACATGGCCGAGCGCGACGGGCTGGTCACCAAGCCGCCGCAGGTGAGCGCACTCTTCCAGTAG
- a CDS encoding SchA/CurD-like domain-containing protein produces the protein MSSNWHALYYPLRPGSEEKVKELFRISGRPRFEIYGDDGRLVGRLLGTMAFVGREMAVRVIEVEGPLGLVAAHMSRQEAVREFERELHEHLTVPRDMATPQGARDFFRSASMECVLSRRHDQ, from the coding sequence ATGAGTTCGAACTGGCACGCGCTCTACTACCCGCTCAGGCCGGGCAGCGAGGAGAAGGTCAAGGAGCTGTTCCGGATCAGTGGACGGCCGCGGTTCGAGATCTACGGCGACGACGGGCGGCTGGTGGGGCGACTGCTCGGCACGATGGCCTTTGTCGGGCGGGAGATGGCCGTCCGGGTGATCGAGGTCGAGGGGCCGCTCGGCCTGGTCGCCGCGCACATGAGCCGCCAGGAGGCGGTCCGGGAGTTCGAGCGGGAGCTGCACGAGCACCTCACGGTGCCGCGGGACATGGCCACCCCGCAGGGGGCCCGGGACTTCTTTCGCAGCGCCTCGATGGAGTGTGTGCTCTCCCGCCGCCACGACCAGTAG